The following are from one region of the Paenibacillus bovis genome:
- a CDS encoding cytochrome P450 — translation MKKISNKYANYIPMRELNTVEHQLFPFDVYNELLEQSPVRYDENRSCWDVFRYEDVQYVLKNPKLFSSRRNRANRESMLTQDPPKHKQLRDLVNQAFTPRKIEELAPHIQNIADDLLAPHLQQGQLQLVYDLATPLPVIVIAELLGVPSSDRDRFKEWSDILVKGARNDSDEAFQELMEEKDRTNAELGAYFGRIIQERRQSAQDDLISLLIAADIEGEHLTEDEIISFCILLLAAGNETTTNLITNAVRILAEQPELQQQLREHPEMIPTAVEETLRYYPPIVAIGRVAKEDIELRGQQIREGEQVISWVGAANRDEQKFANSDTFIPDRKPNQHMGFGFGIHFCLGAPLARLEGRVVLNTLLRHMDRIALVEGTQLEPIQSAFVFGVKEYPITFQPIQPD, via the coding sequence ATGAAAAAGATCAGTAACAAGTACGCCAACTATATCCCTATGCGTGAATTAAATACGGTGGAACATCAATTGTTCCCGTTTGATGTGTATAACGAACTGCTGGAGCAGTCTCCTGTCCGCTACGATGAGAATCGCAGCTGCTGGGATGTGTTCCGGTATGAAGATGTGCAGTATGTACTGAAAAATCCCAAGTTATTCTCCTCGCGGCGCAATCGTGCCAACCGCGAGAGTATGCTAACTCAGGACCCGCCCAAACACAAGCAGCTGCGTGATCTGGTTAATCAGGCATTTACCCCGCGCAAGATTGAGGAACTGGCACCGCATATTCAGAATATTGCAGATGACTTGCTCGCCCCTCATCTCCAGCAGGGACAGCTTCAACTGGTGTATGATCTGGCGACTCCGCTGCCGGTTATTGTGATTGCCGAGCTGCTGGGTGTTCCGTCATCCGACCGTGACCGGTTCAAGGAATGGTCCGATATCCTGGTCAAAGGTGCCCGCAATGACAGTGATGAAGCTTTTCAGGAACTGATGGAAGAGAAAGACCGTACCAATGCAGAGCTCGGAGCCTATTTTGGCCGTATTATCCAGGAGCGTCGCCAGAGCGCGCAGGACGATCTGATTTCCCTGCTGATTGCCGCCGATATCGAAGGCGAGCATCTGACCGAAGATGAGATTATTAGCTTCTGTATCCTGCTGCTGGCTGCCGGTAATGAGACCACGACCAATCTGATCACCAATGCGGTACGTATTCTGGCCGAACAGCCGGAGCTGCAGCAGCAACTTCGCGAACATCCGGAGATGATACCGACCGCTGTCGAGGAGACACTGCGCTATTATCCGCCGATCGTTGCGATCGGACGTGTCGCCAAAGAAGATATCGAACTGCGCGGCCAGCAGATTCGTGAAGGCGAGCAGGTTATTTCCTGGGTAGGAGCTGCCAATCGGGACGAACAGAAATTTGCCAATTCCGATACCTTTATCCCTGATCGCAAGCCGAATCAGCATATGGGCTTTGGCTTTGGTATTCACTTCTGTCTCGGTGCACCGCTGGCACGGCTCGAAGGCCGGGTCGTTCTGAACACGCTGCTGCGTCATATGGACCGGATTGCACTGGTAGAAGGCACACAGCTGGAGCCGATCCAGAGTGCCTTTGTATTTGGAGTCAAAGAATACCCGATCACTTTCCAGCCGATCCAGCCGGATTAA